A single genomic interval of Homo sapiens chromosome 7, GRCh38.p14 Primary Assembly harbors:
- the ABCF2 gene encoding ATP-binding cassette sub-family F member 2, protein MPSDLAKKKAAKKKEAAKARQRPRKGHEENGDVVTEPQVAEKNEANGRETTEVDLLTKELEDFEMKKAAARAVTGVLASHPNSTDVHIINLSLTFHGQELLSDTKLELNSGRRYGLIGLNGIGKSMLLSAIGKREVPIPEHIDIYHLTREMPPSDKTPLHCVMEVDTERAMLEKEAERLAHEDAECEKLMELYERLEELDADKAEMRASRILHGLGFTPAMQRKKLKDFSGGWRMRVALARALFIRPFMLLLDEPTNHLDLDACVWLEEELKTFKRILVLVSHSQDFLNGVCTNIIHMHNKKLKYYTGNYDQYVKTRLELEENQMKRFHWEQDQIAHMKNYIARFGHGSAKLARQAQSKEKTLQKMMASGLTERVVSDKTLSFYFPPCGKIPPPVIMVQNVSFKYTKDGPCIYNNLEFGIDLDTRVALVGPNGAGKSTLLKLLTGELLPTDGMIRKHSHVKIGRYHQHLQEQLDLDLSPLEYMMKCYPEIKEKEEMRKIIGRYGLTGKQQVSPIRNLSDGQKCRVCLAWLAWQNPHMLFLDEPTNHLDIETIDALADAINEFEGGMMLVSHDFRLIQQVAQEIWVCEKQTITKWPGDILAYKEHLKSKLVDEEPQLTKRTHNV, encoded by the exons ATGCCCTCCGACCTGGCCAAGAAGAAGGCAGCCAAAAAGAAGGAGGCTGCCAAAGCTCGACAGCGGCCCAGAAAAGGACATGAAGAAAATGGAGATGTTGTCACAGAACCACAGGTGGCAGAGAAGAATGAGGCCAATGGCAGAGAGACCACAG AAGTAGATTTGCTGACCAAGGAGCTAGAGGACTTTGAGATGAAGAAAGCTGCTGCTCGAGCTGTCACTGGCGTCCTGGCCTCTCACCCCAACAGTACTGATGTTCACATCATCAACCTCTCACTTACCTTTCATGGTCAAGAGCTGCTCAGTGACACCAAACTGGAATTAAACTCAGGCCGTCGTTATGGCCTCATTGGTTTAAATGGAATTG GAAAGTCCATGCTGCTCTCTGCTATTGGGAAGCGTGAAGTGCCCATCCCTGAGCACATCGACATCTACCATCTGACTCGAGAGATGCCCCCTAGTGACAAGACACCCTTGCATTGTGTGATGGAAGTCGACACAGAGCGGGCCATGCTGGAGAAAGAGGCAGAGCGGCTGGCTCATGAGGATG CGGAGTGTGAGAAGCTCATGGAGCTCTACGAGCGCCTGGAGGAGCTGGATGCCGACAAGGCAGAGATGAGGGCCTCGCGGATCTTGCATGGACTGGGTTTCACACCTGCCATGCAGCGCAAGAAGCTAAAAGACTTCAGTGGGGGCTGGAGGATGAGGGTTGCCCTTGCCAG AGCCCTCTTTATTCGGCCCTTCATGCTGCTCCTGGATGAGCCTACCAACCACCTGGACCTAGATGCTTGCGTGTGGTTGGAAGAAGAACTAAAAAC TTTTAAGCGCATCTTGGTCCTCGTCTCCCATTCCCAGGATTTTCTGAATGGTGTCTGTACCAATATCATTCACATGCACAACAAGAAACTGAAGTATTATACG GGTAATTATGATCAGTACGTGAAGACGCGGCTAGAGCTGGAGGAGAACCAGATGAAGAGGTTTCACTGGGAGCAAGATCAGATTGCACACATGAAG AACTACATTGCGAGGTTTGGTCATGGCAGTGCCAAGCTGGCCCGGCAGGCCCAGAGCAAGGAGAAGACGCTACAGAAAATGATGGCATCAGGACTGACAGAGAGGGTCGTGAGCGATAAG ACACTGTCATTTTATTTCCCACCATGTGGCAAGATCCCTCCACCTGTCATTATGGTGCAAAATGTGAGCTTCAAGTATACAAAAGATGGG ccttgcatcTACAATAATCTAGAATTTGGAATTGACCTTGACACACGAGTGGCTCTGGTAGGGCCCAATGGAGCAGGGAAGTCAACTCTTCTGAAGCTGCTAACTGGAGAG CTACTACCCACAGATGGCATGATCCGAAAACACTCTCATGTCAAGATAGGGCGTTACCATCAG CATTTACAAGAGCAGCTGGACTTAGATCTCTCACCTTTGGAGTACATGATGAAGTGCTACCCAGAGatcaaggagaaggaagaaatgaggaagaTCATTGGGCGATACGGTCTCACTGGGAAACAACAG GTGAGCCCAATCCGGAACTTGTCAGACGGGCAGAAGTGCCGAGTGTGTCTGGCCTGGCTGgcctggcagaacccccacatgcTCTTCCTGGATGAACCCACCAATCACCTGGATATCGAGACCATCGACGCCCTGGCAGATGCCATCAATGAGTTTGAGGGTGGTATGATGCTGGTCAGCCATGACTTCAGACTCATTCAGCAG GTTGCACAGGAAATTTGGGTCTGTGAGAAGCAGACAATCACCAAGTGGCCTGGAGACATCCTGGCTTACAAGGAGCACCTCAAGTCCAAGCTGGTGGATGAGGAGCCCCAGCTCACCAAGAGGACCCACAACGTGTGA
- the ABCF2-H2BK1 gene encoding ABCF2-H2B protein, translating into MPSDLAKKKAAKKKEAAKARQRPRKGHEENGDVVTEPQVAEKNEANGRETTEVDLLTKELEDFEMKKAAARAVTGVLASHPNSTDVHIINLSLTFHGQELLSDTKLELNSGRRYGLIGLNGIGKSMLLSAIGKREVPIPEHIDIYHLTREMPPSDKTPLHCVMEVDTERAMLEKEAERLAHEDAECEKLMELYERLEELDADKAEMRASRILHGLGFTPAMQRKKLKDFSGGWRMRVALARALFIRPFMLLLDEPTNHLDLDACVWLEEELKTFKRILVLVSHSQDFLNGVCTNIIHMHNKKLKYYTGNYDQYVKTRLELEENQMKRFHWEQDQIAHMKNYIARFGHGSAKLARQAQSKEKTLQKMMASGLTERVVSDKTLSFYFPPCGKIPPPVIMVQNVSFKYTKDGPCIYNNLEFGIDLDTRVALVGPNGAGKSTLLKLLTGELLPTDGMIRKHSHVKIGRYHQHLQEQLDLDLSPLEYMMKCYPEIKEKEEMRKIIGRYGLTGKQQVSPIRNLSDGQKCRVCLAWLAWQNPHMLFLDEPTNHLDIETIDALADAINEFEGGMMLVSHDFRLIQQVAQEIWVCEKQTITKWPGDILAYKEHLKSKLVDEEPQLTKRTHNVCTLTLASLPRP; encoded by the exons ATGCCCTCCGACCTGGCCAAGAAGAAGGCAGCCAAAAAGAAGGAGGCTGCCAAAGCTCGACAGCGGCCCAGAAAAGGACATGAAGAAAATGGAGATGTTGTCACAGAACCACAGGTGGCAGAGAAGAATGAGGCCAATGGCAGAGAGACCACAG AAGTAGATTTGCTGACCAAGGAGCTAGAGGACTTTGAGATGAAGAAAGCTGCTGCTCGAGCTGTCACTGGCGTCCTGGCCTCTCACCCCAACAGTACTGATGTTCACATCATCAACCTCTCACTTACCTTTCATGGTCAAGAGCTGCTCAGTGACACCAAACTGGAATTAAACTCAGGCCGTCGTTATGGCCTCATTGGTTTAAATGGAATTG GAAAGTCCATGCTGCTCTCTGCTATTGGGAAGCGTGAAGTGCCCATCCCTGAGCACATCGACATCTACCATCTGACTCGAGAGATGCCCCCTAGTGACAAGACACCCTTGCATTGTGTGATGGAAGTCGACACAGAGCGGGCCATGCTGGAGAAAGAGGCAGAGCGGCTGGCTCATGAGGATG CGGAGTGTGAGAAGCTCATGGAGCTCTACGAGCGCCTGGAGGAGCTGGATGCCGACAAGGCAGAGATGAGGGCCTCGCGGATCTTGCATGGACTGGGTTTCACACCTGCCATGCAGCGCAAGAAGCTAAAAGACTTCAGTGGGGGCTGGAGGATGAGGGTTGCCCTTGCCAG AGCCCTCTTTATTCGGCCCTTCATGCTGCTCCTGGATGAGCCTACCAACCACCTGGACCTAGATGCTTGCGTGTGGTTGGAAGAAGAACTAAAAAC TTTTAAGCGCATCTTGGTCCTCGTCTCCCATTCCCAGGATTTTCTGAATGGTGTCTGTACCAATATCATTCACATGCACAACAAGAAACTGAAGTATTATACG GGTAATTATGATCAGTACGTGAAGACGCGGCTAGAGCTGGAGGAGAACCAGATGAAGAGGTTTCACTGGGAGCAAGATCAGATTGCACACATGAAG AACTACATTGCGAGGTTTGGTCATGGCAGTGCCAAGCTGGCCCGGCAGGCCCAGAGCAAGGAGAAGACGCTACAGAAAATGATGGCATCAGGACTGACAGAGAGGGTCGTGAGCGATAAG ACACTGTCATTTTATTTCCCACCATGTGGCAAGATCCCTCCACCTGTCATTATGGTGCAAAATGTGAGCTTCAAGTATACAAAAGATGGG ccttgcatcTACAATAATCTAGAATTTGGAATTGACCTTGACACACGAGTGGCTCTGGTAGGGCCCAATGGAGCAGGGAAGTCAACTCTTCTGAAGCTGCTAACTGGAGAG CTACTACCCACAGATGGCATGATCCGAAAACACTCTCATGTCAAGATAGGGCGTTACCATCAG CATTTACAAGAGCAGCTGGACTTAGATCTCTCACCTTTGGAGTACATGATGAAGTGCTACCCAGAGatcaaggagaaggaagaaatgaggaagaTCATTGGGCGATACGGTCTCACTGGGAAACAACAG GTGAGCCCAATCCGGAACTTGTCAGACGGGCAGAAGTGCCGAGTGTGTCTGGCCTGGCTGgcctggcagaacccccacatgcTCTTCCTGGATGAACCCACCAATCACCTGGATATCGAGACCATCGACGCCCTGGCAGATGCCATCAATGAGTTTGAGGGTGGTATGATGCTGGTCAGCCATGACTTCAGACTCATTCAGCAG GTTGCACAGGAAATTTGGGTCTGTGAGAAGCAGACAATCACCAAGTGGCCTGGAGACATCCTGGCTTACAAGGAGCACCTCAAGTCCAAGCTGGTGGATGAGGAGCCCCAGCTCACCAAGAGGACCCACAACGT